Proteins found in one Salmo salar chromosome ssa26, Ssal_v3.1, whole genome shotgun sequence genomic segment:
- the LOC123730776 gene encoding proline-rich protein 33-like has translation MKNLPPSPLPKQDSQPALRTKASASVKAPSTNRGMSSPSQPKTGQTETDTMEDVEANASGAQGKAARRDTHCTKPTISTASSTVDNVDKVDKPQAPTAKPNPAKAALNAMKPKSLKTMFSGWSRLKKHMVVEPEEPQFPEPEPESVSRDGATYSKNTDQAKSSQASSAEVKDHSEKGKEVLKETEAPRAMKMWDAMLFQMFSTKDAIMQQIKASKTPNGSDKKKDQREQTNKTRKANQQKDNEMEVVPSFANRLPLLLYSPRFDARKIKEAAEKPLVKMSAVFQRGLINRKNQDGEGKDFNKTARGFGSSRTTDV, from the exons ATGAAAAACCTTCCACCAAGTCCACTACCGAAACAAGATTCTCAGCCAGCTCTACGAACGAAG gcctcagcctctgtaaaagccCCATCCACAAACAGAGGAATGTCATCGCCATCTCAGCCAAAgactggacagacagagacagacacaatgGAAGATGTGGAAGCCAATGCATCAGGTGCACAGGGGAAAGCAGCCAGAAGAGATACACACTGTACGAAGCCTACGATATCAACTGCATCTTCGACTGTTGACAATGTAGACAAGGTAGACAAGCCCCAAGCTCCAACCGCTAAACCTAACCCTGCTAAGGCTGCACTGAATGCAATGAAACCTAAAAGTCTGAAGACCATGTTCAGTGGCTGGTCGCGCCTCAAAAAACACATGGTCGTTGAACCAGAGGAACCTCAGTTCCCAGAGCCAGAGCCTGAATCTGTCAGCAGGGATGGCGCCACCTACAGTAAGAACACTGACCAGGCCAAATCTAGTCAAGCTTCTTCAGCAGAGGTCAAAGACCACTCTGAGAAGGGCAAAGAAGTGCTGAAGGAGACAGAGGCGCCCAGAGCAATGAAGATGTGGGACGCCATGCTCTTCCAGATGTTCTCTACCAAGGATGCAATCATGCAGCAGATCAAAGCTAGCAAAACTCCTAATGGTTCCGACAAGAAGAAAGACCAGAGAGAGCAGACCAATAAGACACGGAAAGCCAATCAGCAGAAAGATAATGAGATGGAGGTTGTCCCCTCTTTTGCCAAtcgcctgccgctcctcctctaCAGTCCACGCTTTGATGCCAGAAAGATAAAAGAGGCTGCAGAGAAGCCGCTGGTGAAGATGTCAGCTGTGTTCCAAAGGGGGCTGATTAACCGCAAAAATCAGGACGGGGAAGGGAAGGACTTTAATAAAACTGCCAGGGGATTCGGTTCATCAAGAACAACTGATGTCTGA